A single genomic interval of Mucilaginibacter robiniae harbors:
- the miaB gene encoding tRNA (N6-isopentenyl adenosine(37)-C2)-methylthiotransferase MiaB, with protein MDLLIPDKVHDESRQGEALMLEQTVGKYNGRKLYIESYGCAMNFSDSEIVASILLDRGFETTKDYNNADVVFINTCSIRENAEQRVRNRLKEFTVAKVKNPGMIVGVLGCMAERLKSKFLEEEKLVDVVVGPDAYRDLPNLIDQVDDGQRAVNVLLSREETYADINPVRLNSNGINAFVSIMRGCDNMCSFCVVPFTRGRERSRDPQSIIKECVALHNQGYREVTLLGQNVDSYKWKAETTDAESVSISDIKGTNFAQLLEMVALISPELRVRFSTSHPKDITDEVLYTMAKYDNICKYIHLPVQSGNSRVLDIMNRTYDREWYMDRVNAIRRIIPGCAISTDVIAGFCTETEEEHQETLSMMDFVQYDYAYMFMYSERPGTLAAKRYADDIPDTVKSRRLKEIVIKQQQHSHLRLQDQVGKIQKVLIEGFSKKSNLDYCGRSDHNAMVVFPVQESYKPGQYVNVLVDRCTTATLIGRVI; from the coding sequence ATGGATTTGCTTATTCCGGATAAAGTACATGATGAAAGCAGGCAGGGTGAGGCATTAATGCTGGAGCAAACCGTTGGGAAATATAATGGTCGGAAGCTGTACATTGAAAGTTATGGCTGCGCCATGAATTTTTCAGACAGCGAGATTGTAGCTTCCATACTGCTGGATAGAGGGTTTGAAACCACCAAAGATTATAACAATGCCGATGTGGTATTTATTAATACCTGTTCTATTCGTGAAAATGCCGAACAACGTGTACGCAACCGCCTGAAAGAATTTACAGTAGCCAAAGTAAAAAATCCGGGTATGATTGTGGGTGTGCTGGGCTGTATGGCCGAGCGCTTGAAATCAAAGTTTCTGGAAGAAGAAAAGTTGGTGGATGTGGTAGTCGGTCCGGATGCTTATCGTGATTTACCTAATTTGATTGATCAGGTAGATGATGGGCAGCGTGCCGTAAACGTTTTACTATCGCGCGAAGAAACCTACGCCGATATAAATCCGGTTCGGTTAAATAGTAATGGTATCAATGCCTTTGTATCTATTATGCGCGGGTGCGATAATATGTGTTCGTTCTGCGTGGTGCCTTTTACCCGTGGCCGAGAACGCAGTCGCGATCCACAGTCAATCATCAAGGAGTGTGTCGCTTTGCATAATCAAGGTTATCGCGAGGTGACTTTGCTGGGTCAGAATGTGGATTCTTATAAATGGAAAGCAGAAACCACCGATGCGGAAAGCGTATCTATTAGCGATATTAAAGGAACCAATTTTGCACAACTGCTGGAAATGGTGGCTCTGATTAGTCCGGAGTTGCGGGTACGTTTTTCTACCTCGCACCCGAAAGATATTACGGATGAAGTACTGTACACCATGGCTAAGTACGATAATATCTGCAAATACATCCATTTGCCGGTACAGTCAGGCAACAGCCGGGTGCTGGATATCATGAATCGTACTTACGACCGCGAATGGTACATGGATCGTGTAAATGCTATCCGTCGTATTATTCCGGGTTGTGCCATTTCAACCGACGTGATTGCTGGTTTTTGTACTGAAACCGAAGAAGAACACCAAGAGACCTTAAGCATGATGGATTTTGTGCAGTATGATTATGCCTACATGTTCATGTATTCAGAACGTCCGGGTACGCTGGCAGCTAAACGTTATGCCGATGATATACCTGACACTGTAAAAAGCCGCCGGTTGAAAGAGATAGTTATTAAACAGCAACAGCATTCACACTTGCGTTTGCAGGATCAGGTAGGCAAAATACAAAAGGTACTGATTGAAGGCTTCTCCAAAAAATCGAACCTGGATTATTGCGGTCGGAGCGACCATAATGCCATGGTGGTATTTCCGGTACAGGAAAGTTACAAACCCGGCCAATACGTAAATGTACTGGTTGACCGCTGCACAACAGCGACTTTGATAGGAAGAGTA